From the genome of Plasmodium malariae genome assembly, chromosome: 9, one region includes:
- the SMC1 gene encoding structural maintenance of chromosomes protein 1, putative: MPKKDKKKLDDLSDSSNNDDQYESSLDIVENEDSNTNNLIVNSVKVVDDEFNNFINNEYSDNSDLSSLDFSNTNTSNLKNGKEKKYSILKGIKSEEKSGIEVNKKKKNNNNNKSSKGTTLVDNRSKKNLAQHDLEENHLNIDIHMENEEENTFEKEKNLYERSPFWQEEIGANCTDELSEQCKESGRNMDKHNKDERNEEVRSESENNNISHSNNEGGKPDEDANANQVCLRKSRESCSTMNFSNNFISKNRQYEQTNNTKMNDLSISNDYLNSSIISSTLYKENELCFIKYLIVCNFKSYENENIIGPFSKFTAIIGPNGSGKSNIMDCICFVLGINNKYLRVKNMKSLIYHKENEKMENFNKRKCYVKLILQCNKENVEIKRTLNYRGASHFFINDKLVDHNEYMSFLRKNRIETKTKTCLIFQGDIEEIINKKPTELSKLFEYISGSNEYEQIYEDIKEKLKEKQIACKNYLNEKKKIEQEIKIHKTQIDENVEHNQLKEDYENDIRMLYLFRLYHYHKKKENYKEDLLTFKEEKIEFEQVILSKNKKIANELEKSKLLIKKEFQKIEDQIRNHKIELNEIKIILNEINEKKKFTENALNKILANEKIKQNIQLHCSKFIDNLNEQLKEQYKKLDTEYRNKLKVNLKFFNKYDQVKKFVKDKHTQVYHLLMKGGNCCYGGDPYKYDYYDYYYYDYYYYYTISAIATSSSANPDDHNSGSTEEMLNMCNVFSLIESLEEYKKCKERYLYLCANSNININNYCNLASTLKKDVKELQEECDNYSRKKQKELLDYESEKVSLDELRDRTNKLNYLIEENKKNIDNGKKKLKEWNTIISSKEKQLEQLDEEVNVLNIHKNELLFFEKKKEVIKNLKTIFGDDEIYDEVCNLYEINNQMYYIAVNNIIHKYNNYLVVKNIQSCIKCIQYLKDNKLHKIDFIPFENFVTNLQKKKKKKKEKKYMNNLHIINSSIHYEQDNNDHVEEEDNRDDSSYDIIEKVMNDFKKKKNIVLANNCLVCDANYKILFDYLIGENTLIVERIKDAEEIKSKFPYLNVNIVTLNGHIISKNNNLIIDISSKYADKEKYSNRRLNINIYNKLINEKEECRNSINECNKKIIETNELISKQNSEIDLNKKKLASILIKRDIFEKEIEAKTAIIDTYEDKINKLKNVDIKKKLDSLHNYEKELLKERNSLCSYQKESFQNLNIKFSVDNIYEIVEYNMEEIEKIDEHIDRINNNIKKLNDDINELLDKRNEVNLVHGSERDEDTGKNGQSEKGGKNGQNGRSEKYAFEQEVKKELEALKQEENKSVSKIKEINSIINELENKKITFLKNLNTINQELNDLRESINNNFEKYETIESNIENSKKKIEIYTQFIRDLINECDMNSINIFLTSNVLKDMEEEPNHRNAYNTVKKGKKNPYKNNKGKTSKTTSKMNRQRKSKLLMDSEGDEETNTSISSNGETRSSLDDDNDDDNEQNNEEDTEEDMILSNISFDVLSDELKHLDNDKDIHNETEKMEKEIERKKKFLKLRNVNSNAEKEYEKLTAKLKAVDTCLSEERKECNLFERNFRILQKKRSYKFLHCFNYIKNIIDNVYNNLTYNIKHHVGGQAFLDLCNYNEFNKDDEPFYCGIKYNNMPPMKRYFEISELSGGEKSISALALIFSIQKYINNSFIILDEVDANMDPIKINSLTRYLNSINSQVIVISLKEKFFSKSQTLIGVYKNKHKKSSKTVTLDISKYRTEVTNG; encoded by the exons ATGCCAAAGAAAGACAAGAAAAAATTAGACGATTTATCTGATAGTAGTAACAATGACGACCAATATGAAAGCAGCTTAGATATCGTCGAAAATGAAGATAgcaatacaaataatttgaTTGTAAACTCCGTAAAAGTTGTTGATGACGaatttaacaattttataaataacgaGTACTCGGATAACTCAGATTTATCGTCTTTAGACTTCTCAAATACCAATAcaagtaatttaaaaaatgggaaggaaaaaaagtattCCATTTTAAAAGGTATAAAAAGTGAGGAAAAAAGTGGTATAgaggtaaataaaaaaaaaaaaaataataataataacaaatcaTCTAAAGGAACTACCTTAGTTGATAATaggagtaaaaaaaatttagccCAACATGATCTTGAGGAAAATCATTTAAACATAGATATTCACATGGAAAATGAAGAGGAAAACActtttgaaaaagaaaaaaacctTTATGAGCGCAGTCCCTTCTGGCAAGAGGAGATAGGGGCAAACTGCACTGATGAGCTTAGCGAACAGTGTAAAGAGAGTGGCCGCAATATGGATAAGCACAACAAGGATGAACGAAATGAGGAAGTTCGAAGCGAGAGTGAAAACAACAATATCAGCCACTCTAACAATGAGGGGGGGAAGCCCGACGAGGACGCGAATGCAAATCAGGTGTGCCTGAGGAAGAGCAGAGAGAGCTGCTCTACTATGAATTTTTCCAATAactttatttcaaaaaatagaCAATATGAGCAAACGAATAATACCAAAATGAACGATTTGTCTATTTCGAACGATTACCTAAATAGTAGTATAATATCTAGTAcgttatataaagaaaatgaattatgttttataaaatatttaattgtgTGCAATTTTAAGAGCTATGAAAATGAGAATATTATAGGACCCTTTTCAAAATTTACAGCCATAATAGGACCTAATGGATCAGGTAAATCTAATATTATGGATTGtatatgttttgttttaggaataaataataaatatttacgagtaaaaaatatgaaaagtttaatatatcataaggaaaatgaaaaaatggaaaattttaataaaagaaaatgttaTGTTAAACTTATACTACAAtgtaataaagaaaatgtggaaataaaaagaacTTTAAATTATAGGGGGGCAAGccacttttttattaatgataaattaGTAGAtcataatgaatatatgagttttttaagaaaaaatcgAATTGAAACTAAGACAAAAACTTGTTTAATATTTCAAGGAGATATAgaagaaattattaacaagAAACCTACCGAGTTGTCCAAATTGTTTGAATATATTAGTGGATCAAATGAGTATGAACAGATATATGAAGAtattaaggaaaaattaaaggagAAACAAATAGCTTgtaagaattatttaaatgagaaaaaaaaaattgagcaagaaataaaaattcataaaacgCAAATAGATGAAAATGTGGAACATAATCAACTTAAAGAAGATTATGAAAATGATATAAGAATGTTATACTTGTTTCGattatatcattatcataaaaaaaaggaaaattataaGGAAGATTTATTAACctttaaagaagaaaaaattgaatttgAACAGGtcattttaagtaaaaataaaaaaatagccaacgaattagaaaaaagcaaattacttataaaaaaagaatttcaaaaaattgaGGATCAAATAAGAAACCACAAAATTGagttaaatgaaattaaaattatattaaacgaaattaatgaaaaaaaaaaatttacagaaAATGCGCTGAATAAAATACTagcaaatgaaaaaattaaacaaaacaTACAATTACACTGCTCGAAATTTATTGACAATTTAAATGAACAGCTAAAAGAACAGTACAAAAAATTGGACACGGAGTATAGAAATAAACTAAAAGTTAATCTTAAATTTTTCAACAAGTATGACCAAGTGAAAAAGTTTGTGAAGGACAAGCACACACAGGTGTACCACCTGTTGATGAAGG GGGGCAACTGCTGCTACGGCGGAGACCCATACAAATATGACTACTAcgactactactactacgactactactactactacacCATTTCTGCTATTGCTACTTCCAGCAGCGCGAACCCTGATGACCACAACAGCGGAAGTACCGAGGAAATGCTGAACATGTGCAACGTATTCTCATTAATAGAAAGCCTGGAGGAGTACAAGAAATGCAAAGAGAGGTATCTGTACCTGTGCGCTAACAGCAAcattaacataaataattattgcaATTTGGCTAGCACATTAAAAAAGGATGTAAAAGAATTACAAGAAGAATGTGACAACTATAGCAGAAAGAAGCAAAAGGAGTTATTAGATTACGAATCTGAAAAGGTGTCGTTAGACGAACTGAGGGATAGAacaaacaaattaaattatttaattgaggaaaataaaaaaaatatagataatggtaagaaaaaattgaaggAATGGAATACAATCATTAGTAGTAAGGAAAAGCAACTAGAACAATTAGATGAAGAAgtaaatgtattaaatatacataaaaatgaattgctattttttgaaaaaaaaaaagaagtaattaaaaatttaaagacaATTTTTGGGGACGATGAAATATACGATGAAGTATGTAATTTGTATGAAATTAATAATCAGATGTATTATATTgctgttaataatattattcataaatataataattatctagttgttaaaaatatacaaagtTGTATCAAATGTAttcaatatttaaaagataataaattacacaaaattgattttattccttttgaaaattttgtaaccaatttgcaaaaaaaaaaaaaaaaaaaaaaagaaaaaaaatatatgaacaatttgcatattattaatagttCTATTCATTATGAACAGGATAATAATGACCATGTTGAGGAAGAAGACAATAGAGATGATTCTTCGTACGATATTATTGAAAAGGTTATGAacgattttaaaaaaaaaaagaatattgtATTGGCAAATAATTGTTTAGTGTGCGAtgcaaattataaaatattgttcGATTATCTCATTGGAGAAAATACACTCATAGTGGAAAGGATAAAAGATGCAGAAGAAATTAAGAGCAAATTTCcatatttaaatgtaaatatagtGACACTGAATGGTcatattatttctaaaaacaATAATCTTATTATTGATATATCGTCCAAATATGCtgataaggaaaaatatagcAACAGACGACtcaacataaatatatacaacaagctaataaatgaaaaagaggAATGTAGAAATAGTATCAATGAGTGTAACAAGAAAATCATTGAAACGAATGAATTAATCAGCAAACAGAATAGTGAGATCgatttgaataaaaaaaagctagCTAGCATTCTAATTAAAAGAGATATATTTGAAAAGGAGATAGAGGCAAAAACTGCTATTATTGATACATatgaagataaaattaataagttaaaaaatgtcgatataaaaaaaaagctggATAGTTTACACAATTATGAAAAGGAATTgttaaaagaaagaaatagcTTGTGCTCATATCAGAAGGAATCCTTTCAAAATTTGAACATCAAATTTTCCGTGGATAATATCTACGAAATTGTGGAATATAATATGGaggaaatagaaaaaattgatGAACACATAGacagaataaataataacataaagaAGCTGAATGACGATATTAATGAGTTGTTGGACAAACGAAATGAAGTTAATTTGGTTCACGGGAGTGAAAGAGATGAAGATACTGGAAAAAATGGGCAAAGCGAAAAAGGCGGAAAAAATGGACAAAATGGAAGAAGCGAAAAATATGCCTTTGAGCAGGAGGTTAAAAAGGAGTTGGAGGCGCTAAAGCAAGAGGAAAATAAATCCgtaagcaaaataaaagaaataaacagTATTATAAACGAgctagaaaataaaaagataacatttcttaaaaatttaaataccATTAATCAAGAGCTAAATGACTTAAGAGAaagcataaataataattttgaaaaatatgaaactATTGAAagtaatattgaaaattcgaaaaagaaaattgaaatataCACACAATTTATAAGagatttaataaatgaatgcgATATgaatagtataaatatatttctaacaAGTAATGTACTAAAGGATATGGAGGAGGAGCCGAACCATCGGAATGCTTACAATACCGTGaagaaggggaaaaaaaatccctataaaaataataaaggtaAAACAAGTAAAACTACGAGTAAGATGAATAGACAGAGAAAGAGCAAACTGTTGATGGATAGCGAAGGTGATGAAGAAACAAATACATCCATATCGTCAAACGGTGAGACTAGATCCTCTTTGGACGAtgataatgatgatgataaCGAGCAAAATAATGAGGAAGACACAGAGGAGGATATGATATTATCAAACATATCATTCGATGTATTATCAGACGAATTAAAGCATCTAGATAATGATAAAGATATACATAATGAAAcggaaaaaatggaaaaagaaatagaaaggaaaaagaaatttctAAAGTTAAGAAATGTTAATAGTAATGCTGAAAAAGAGtatgaaaaattaacagCCAAATTAAAAGCTGTTGATACATGTCTATCtgaagaaagaaaagagTGTAATTTATTTGAACGGAATTTTCgcatattacaaaaaaaaagatcatataaatttctacactgttttaattatattaaaaatattattgataATGTATACAACAAtctaacatataatataaaacatcaTGTAGGTGGTCAGGCTTTCCTAGATTTGTGTAATTATAATGAATTTAATAAAGATGATGAACCATTTTATTgtggaataaaatataataatatgccACCAATGAAAagatattttgaaatatctGAATTAAGCGGAGGAGAAAAAAGTATTAGTGCCTtagcattaattttttccatccagaaatatattaacaattcTTTTATCATACTTGATGAAGTTGATGCAAATATGGAtccaattaaaataaattccttAACAAGATACTTAAACTCGATTAACAGTCAGGTTATTGTAATTTCGctaaaggaaaaattttttagcaAAAGTCAAACGTTGATAGgtgtatataaaaacaagCATAAAAAAAGCTCTAAGACTGTTACCCTTGATATAAGCAAATACCGAACGGAAGTCACCAATGGTTAG
- the PmUG01_09040000 gene encoding PF16 protein, putative translates to MSKFIQQIFEDYSKSRTQFTQSICDLCLKPHNIELLINTDIIILLRPLILDKVPIVQQNATLILAKLASYSEEVATTILQNDVLPHLIYCLKHENKNYRKNCAYTLKSLANHNAKLANIVAEENCIDYLMDCLDEYDLRLKESCINALCAIVKNDIDLSNNVVNKGIIPLLLLCLQEKDNNLIKSSLNFLSELCKQSNEIAKNVVDNNVLPNLIKFLDNNDVHIKRYTCNCLSQIAKHKEELTELMIENDVFPKILYLLKDNDDIVKKNCANSLKEMSKHNEDICKIIVRAGTLPFLCECIEQSSKDNIKLPAILCLGFISSFSEALSLNIILSNAIPILKKCMVEETEDYIKCACVWTVGNIGKHSSEHAKKLSDENILIILVNLYNSNDSSDDLKKKVKISLKNIIQKVTDLEALQPVFLKSTLKLAKYSIFQFSKILPRNPSYKKSFIKSGCLKYLQEIKISDEAKKFELEINTINKSFPEDIVNYYTPGYSETLIKKIDDIDKN, encoded by the exons atgagtaaGTTTATACAGCAGATATTCGAGGATTACAGTAAGTCTAGAACCCAGTTCACCCAAAGTATCTGTGATTTATGCTTAAAACCTCACAATattgaattattaataaatacagatataataattttacttcGTCCATTGATACTAGACAAAGTTCCAATTGTACAACAAAATGCAACATTAATTTTAGCGAAACTAGCGAGCTATTCTGAGGAGGTAGCTACCActattttacaaaatgatGTGTTAcctcatttaatatattgtttaaaacatgaaaataaaaactatagAAAAAACTGCGCTTATACGTTAAAATCTTTAGCTAATCATAATGCCAAACTAGCCAATATTGTTGCTGAAGAAAATTGTATTGATTATTTAATGGACTGTTTAGATGAATACGACCTAAGGTTAAAGGAATCTTGTATTAATGCATTATGTGCGATTGTAAAAAATGACATAGACTTGTCTAATAATGTTGTTAATAAAGGAATAATTcccttattattattatgtctgcaagaaaaagataacaatttaataaaaagttcTTTAAACTTCTTATCTGAGTTATGTAAACAGTCTAACGAAATTGCTAAAAATGTTGTtgataataatgtattaccaaatttaataaaatttttagatAACAACGatgttcatataaaaagGTATACTTGTAACTGTTTGTCACAAATAGCAAAACATAAAGAAGAGCTAACTGAACTGATGATAGAAAATGATGTTTTTCCAAAaatactttatttattaaaagataatgatgatattgttaaaaaaaattgtgctAATTCTTTAAAAGAAATGAGTAAACATAATGaagatatatgtaaaattattgtgCGTGCAGGAACATTACCTTTTTTATGTGAATGTATAGAGCAATCATcaaaagataatataaaattacctGCAATATTATGTCTCGGTTTTATCTCTTCCTTTTCGGAGGCCTTaagtttaaatattattttatctaatGCTATacctattttaaaaaaatgcatgGTAGAAGAAACAGaagattatataaaatgtgcTTGTGTGTGGACAGTAGGAAATATTGGAAAACATTCATCTGAACATGCTAAGAAACTTTCGGacgaaaatattttaattattttagtaAACTTATATAACTCTAACGATTCTTCAgatgatttaaaaaagaaagttaaaatatcattaaaaaatattatacaaaaagtTACAGACTTGGAGGCATTACAACCTGTCTTCTTAAAGTCTACATTAAAACTAGCTAAATATTCCATTTTCCAGTTTTCCAAAATATTGCCTAGAAATCCGTCCTACAAAAAATCCTTCATTAAATCTGGATgcttaaaatatttgcaa gaaataaaaatttctgaCGAGGCAAAGAAATTCGAATTAGAGATCAATACTATAAATAAGTCCTTCCCTGAAGATATAGTAAATTATTACACACCAGGATATTCCGAAACCttgattaaaaaaatagacgATATTGACAAAAATTAA
- the PmUG01_09040100 gene encoding conserved Plasmodium protein, unknown function: MKYLLRRTNRKFAFNSFLRKSCSFYCSRKRSNISEILESNHYDKDGKYDKDGKYDKDGKYDKDGKYDKNGKYDKDGKYDKDGKYDKDGKYNKNGKYNKNGKNVVSKFYPIEHEKDIITILQNSAERKNELTCQNIIQLLQACSKNRYKNDTIAQLIIMNIKYNIEKMSIIRLCVCINYLVNLNILKNNENFTNVLINSLIKKLKNDEHIDLYGICLIAKFLLNEKIKNQELFYLIGDIIKNKITMNSNSYDIYNLILSLLAIQDNRLLKNDKISDEIGTKCTQNNYSLCNRKNEENIYHKMDTTIHFVQIYTNYRMNNNLENVIKLNEENIYKLLYHYIKLDRVKNEEIILIINSVSSINRKNFMHKMDLSKKEKTDLYEMYFNRINYKEQFEGKLIALLLFNLQKILKSNEISEKTFYHILQNIYDSLKIATIKTRQNVCPSQRGRNEVGEKQGSGKVGAKQKDLLTQIKKLKCVEEAATIGGDKIKCNNENDTKMNRTYSNYSNNLRLHFTIQEIGMIFQFYDCLLNISIGRDKFATSFQHTHHTVLNLQHDMIDRKEEKKNSYGILYSTTDGQNAHREIHNDHYNYHYNYHYNNYYTYWCTLFGAQVNTLKESLLFYASPSYGKKEKMNILDFCTVFKGFCKIYRNTLLDRNILLFFHNFIISNQNKVSVNELIVILKLIFEMKNSDFFKILCNKTYGSNTHGNFLNNIQNILIKNVLNEKSILPNYRRKESCIIMCFYYLSFLNWNANIYLVLNNFIVKNIRTNTVINAIPYIIISKFNYHKLEEKLLKGQLKPPKQETQSGHDLMYEQEVADAHGGDMFINGNEKIYQKKKCNNGASGRIKMYGQSDLDRSVDINAARNSDKTVECSAYSSADSSAYSSADSSAYSSADSSAYSSADSSAYSSAYSSADSSAYSSADSSAYSSTCQNNYPITRDIERIHILYKLINKHFDRYRMYCVLSCIYVFTKFLKEKKTSYSFPFSNFNFPDLFQKLHNKLLSSSKLRCENNYDYFINFVKYNYCVSFLNYYINLNNLMENILQYCKDFPFNFYTPFNAYLIVHFLINYEQNIKSQKYIPYIKNVSPHFEKKIIHTYNTIKMEKIIVFKNLMKYVSSHHELLNTHDIINIMKTLKLLSFELNYKTILIVHNFILNFKCYLHTKISTNFEILIEYIKFLYYFESQNFELFQKCSNLIVNIFICIFRTIFKNLQNSEENNYIGMLQFSLLYMSYFIQESNSVFNMLTSINLRKIHYLMNIKCLNLEKYQHSYTFQLQILKVLKGVIKNKSIINEYSIDGTPYTVDIIIT; encoded by the exons atgaaatatctACTGAGGAGAACAAACAGAAAATTCGCGTTCAACAGTTTTCTTCGCAAATCGTGCTCTTTCTACTGCTCCAGAAAAAGGAGCAACATATCAGAAATTTTAGAGAGTAATCATTATGATAAAGATGGGAAATATGATAAAGATGGGAAATATGATAAAGATGGGAAATATGATAAAGATGggaaatatgataaaaatgggaaatatgataaagatgggaaatatgataaagatgggaaatatgataaagatggcaaatataataaaaatggtaaatataataaaaatggtaaaaacgTTGTCTCCAAATTTTATCCTATTGAACATGAGAAGGACATAATAACCATTTTGCAAAATTCGgcggaaagaaaaaatgaattaactTGTCAAAACATAATACAATTACTTCAAGCATGTAGTAAAAACAGATACAAAAATGATACGATTGCACagttaataattatgaacataaaatataatattgaaaaaatgtCCATTATTCGATTATGTGTGTGCATAAATTATTTGGTTAATTTGaatatactaaaaaataatgagaatTTTACGAATGTACtaattaattctttaataaaaaagttgaAAAATGATGAACATATAGATCTGTATGGAATATGTCTTATAGCTAAATTTCTTCTTaatgagaaaataaaaaaccaagaattattttacttaatagGTGACataatcaaaaataaaataaccaTGAATTCGAATTCGTATGATATATACAATTTGATACTATCCCTTTTAGCTATTCAAGATAACagacttttaaaaaatgataaaatttcTGATGAAATAGGTACCAAGTGtacacaaaataattatagcttatgtaatagaaaaaatgaagagaatATATATCACAAGATGGACACTACTATCCATTTTGTACAGATATATACGAATTACagaatgaataataatttagaaaatgtgattaaattaaatgaagagaatatttacaaattgttatatcattatataaaattggacagggtaaaaaatgaagaaatcattcttattattaatagTGTAAGTagtataaatagaaaaaattttatgcacAAAATGGATTTaagtaaaaaggaaaaaactgatttatatgaaatgtaCTTTAacagaataaattataaggAACAATTTGAAGGTAAATTAATAGcacttcttctttttaatttacaaaaaattttaaaatcaaATGAAATATCAGAAAAAAcgttttatcatattttgcAAAATATTTACGACTCTTTAAAAATTGCCACAATAAAGACGAGACAAAATGTGTGTCCATCACAAAGAGGAAGGAATGAAGTGGGGGAAAAACAAGGAAGTGGAAAAGTAGGTGCAAAGCAGAAAGATCTGCTTACACAAATTAAGAAGCTTAAATGCGTAGAGGAAGCAGCAACTATAGGGggagataaaataaaatgtaataatgaaaatgatacCAAAATGAATAGAACATATTCTAATTACTCAAACAATTTAAGACTGCATTTTACTATTCAAGAAATTGGCATgatatttcaattttatgaTTGCCTCTTAAATATATCCATAGGAAGAGATAAATTTGCAACGTCTTTCCAGCACACTCATCATACcgttttaaatttacaaCACGATATGATTGACaggaaagaagaaaaaaaaaatagttatgGAATATTGTACAGTACAACAGACGGGCAAAATGCGCACAGGGAGATTCATAACGACCACTACAATTACCACTACAATTACCACTACAACAACTACTACACCTATTGGTGTACCCTCTTCGGGGCACAGGTAAACACTCTAAAGGAGAGCCTGCTTTTTTATGCTTCACCTAGCtatggaaaaaaggaaaaaatgaatatactTGACTTCTGCACAGTGTTCAAAGggttttgtaaaatatatagaaatacatTACTagatagaaatattttattgttttttcataatttcataatatcAAATCAAAACAAAGTAAGTGTGAATGAGTTGATTGTTATacttaaattaattttcGAAATGAAGAATTctgatttttttaaaattttatgcaaTAAAACATACGGAAGCAACACACATGGAAACTTCCTTAACAATATacaaaacattttaattaaaaatgtgttaaatgaaaaaagcaTTTTACCAAATTATCGTAGGAAGGAGTCGTGTATTATTATGTGCTTCTATTATCTGTCCTTTTTAAACTGGAATGCTAATATATATCTTGTActgaataattttattgtaaaaaatataaggacTAATACTGTAATAAATGCCATTccgtatattattataagtaaATTTAACTATCATAAATTAGAAGAGAAATTATTGAAGGGGCAATTAAAACCGCCAAAGCAGGAAACACAAAGTGGACACGATTTGATGTATGAACAAGAGGTAGCGGATGCCCATGGGGGGGATATGTTCATAAACgggaatgaaaaaatttaccAAAAGAAGAAGTGCAATAATGGTGCATCAGGTCGTATTAAAATGTATGGACAAAGCGATTTGGATAGGAGTGTTGACATAAATGCTGCCAGGAATTCTGACAAGACTGTTGAATGTAGTGCTTACAGTAGTGCTGATAGTAGTGCTTACAGTAGTGCTGATAGTAGTGCTTACAGTAGTGCTGATAGTAGTGCCTACAGTAGTGCTGATAGTAGTGCTTACAGTAGTGCTTACAGTAGTGCTGATAGTAGTGCGTACAGTAGTGCTGATAGTAGTGCTTACAGTAGTACATGTCAGAATAATTACCCCATTACGCGTGATATTGAGAGGATACATATCCTGTACaagttaataaataaacattttgaTCGATACAGAATGTACTGTGTGCTGAGCTGCATTTATGTGTtcacaaaatttttaaaggaGAAGAAGACAAGTTATTCGTTTCCCTTTTcgaattttaattttcccgATTTGTTTCAAAAATTGCACAACAAACTGTTAAGCAGCTCAAAATTACGGtgtgaaaataattatgactattttattaattttgtaaaatacaATTATTGTGTATCATTccttaattattatataaacttaaataatttaatggaAAACATACTACAATATTGTAAGGATTTCCCTTTCAACTTTTATACGCCGTTTAATGCATATCTTATAGTTCACTTTTTgataaattatgaacaaaatataaaaagtcaGAAATATATTccctatataaaaaatgtatcaccacattttgaaaaaaaaattatacatacatataataccataaaaatggaaaaaataattgtttttaaaaatttaatgaaatatgtaAGTTCTCATCAcgaattattaaatacacacgacattataaatataatgaaaactTTAAAATTGTTATCCTTTGAACTTAATTATAAGACCATCTTAATAGTACATAATTTCattctaaattttaaatgttatttacacacaaaaataagtacaaactttgaaatattaattgaatatataaagttCTTATACTATTTCGAATCCCAGAATTTTGagttatttcaaaaatgCAGTAATTTAATagtgaatatttttatatgtatcttCAGAACGATTTTTAAAAATCTGCAAAACagtgaagaaaataattacattGGTATGCTGCAATTCTCTTTGTTATACATGTCGTACTTTATTCAAGAATCAAACTCGgtttttaatatgttaacCTCCATAAATTTgagaaaaatacattatttaatgaatattaaaTGCTTGAATTTGGAAAAGTATCAACACTCGTACACTTTTCAA ttACAAATTTTGAAAGTTCTTAAGGgtgttattaaaaataaaagcataataaatgaatacaGCATTGATGGTACACCCTATACGGTTGATATTATCAtcacataa